In a single window of the Gossypium hirsutum isolate 1008001.06 chromosome A13, Gossypium_hirsutum_v2.1, whole genome shotgun sequence genome:
- the LOC121212691 gene encoding transcription factor MYB59: MEMVKDESCRKGPWTEKEDMVLVNFVHLFGDRRWDFIAKVSGLNRTGKSCRLRWVNYLHPGLKRGKMTPQEEKLVLELHAKWGNRWSRIARRLPGRTDNEIKNYWRTHMRKMALEKKRSTSPSSSSSSTVTRVDSLPSSGTGKVSFYDTGGPKMAVFDDVKGYSMDEIWKDIDMSEGNTTKLPSSENYSEQGCCNHFSCPSMASSPPWDFSWDYSLWKMDDDDEEEEEEERKVFIATTNNQLFNLFVHKP, translated from the exons ATGGAAATGGTGAAAGATGAAAGCTGCAGAAAAGGTCCATGGACAGAAAAAGAAGACATGGTTTTGGTGAACTTTGTGCACTTATTTGGGGACCGGCGATGGGATTTTATTGCCAAAGTTTCAG gGTTGAACCGAACAGGGAAGAGTTGTAGGCTAAGATGGGTTAATTATTTGCACCCTGGTCTTAAAAGAGGGAAGATGACACCCCAAGAAGAAAAGCTCGTGCTTGAACTTCATGCTAAATGGGGCAATAG GTGGTCGAGAATTGCTAGGAGATTACCAGGGCGTACGGACAACGAGATCAAGAACTATTGGAGAACTCATATGAGAAAAATGGCTCTAGAAAAGAAGCGATCCAcgtcaccatcatcatcatcatcatcgacTGTCACTAGAGTCGATTCATTACCATCATCAGGTACTGGGAAGGTAAGTTTTTATGACACCGGTGGTCCAAAAATGGCGGTTTTCGATGATGTTAAGGGATACTCCATGGATGAAATATGGAAAGACATTGATATGTCTGAAGGAAACACAACGAAACTGCCTTCGTCTGAAAATTACAGTGAACAAGGTTGTTGTAATCACTTTTCTTGCCCTTCAATGGCTTCTTCTCCTCCATGGGATTTCAGTTGGGATTATTCATTGTGGAagatggatgatgatgatgaagaagaagaagaagaagagagaaaggtGTTCATTGCAACAACtaataatcaattattcaatttatttgttcATAAACCCTAA
- the LOC121212692 gene encoding probable aquaporin TIP1-2, whose protein sequence is MPISRIAVGSPAEAGQADALKAALAEFISVLIFVFAGEGSGMAFNKLTDDGSSTPAGLVAAALAHALALFVAVSIGANISGGHVNPAVTFGAFVGGHITLVRSILYWIAQLLGSVVACFLLKFSTGGMTTSAFSLSSGVGAWNAVVFEIVMTFGLVYTVYATAVDPKKGNIGIIAPIAIGFIVGANILAGGAFDGASMNPAVSFGPAVVSWTWDNHWVYWLGPFIGSAIAAIVYEVFFIAPSTYEEVPSADF, encoded by the exons atgccGATTTCTCGAATCGCAGTCGGGTCTCCGGCCGAAGCCGGCCAAGCTGATGCACTCAAGGCTGCTTTAGCCGAGTTCATTTCAGTGCTTATTTTTGTTTTCGCCGGTGAAGGCTCGGGCATGGCTTTCA ACAAGTTGACCGACGATGGCTCCTCGACACCGGCGGGTTTAGTAGCTGCGGCATTGGCTCACGCCTTGGCGTTGTTTGTGGCGGTTTCGATCGGGGCTAACATTTCCGGCGGACACGTAAACCCCGCCGTCACGTTCGGTGCTTTCGTGGGTGGCCACATTACATTGGTGAGGAGTATTTTGTATTGGATAGCTCAGTTGCTTGGATCTGTCGTTGCTTGCTTCCTTCTCAAGTTCTCAACCGGTGGAATG ACAACATCGGCATTTTCCTTATCATCCGGGGTAGGAGCATGGAACGCAGTCGTTTTCGAGATAGTGATGACCTTCGGCCTGGTTTACACTGTTTACGCCACAGCGGTCGACCCGAAGAAGGGCAACATCGGCATCATTGCACCCATTGCCATCGGTTTCATCGTGGGTGCCAATATCTTAGCCGGTGGTGCCTTCGACGGTGCGTCCATGAACCCCGCGGTCTCATTCGGTCCGGCCGTGGTTAGTTGGACGTGGGACAACCATTGGGTCTATTGGCTTGGTCCGTTCATTGGCTCAGCCATTGCAGCCATTGTATACGAGGTTTTCTTTATTGCCCCAAGTACATATGAAGAGGTTCCTAGTGcagatttttaa